Part of the Candidatus Tanganyikabacteria bacterium genome is shown below.
CTGAGCATGGCTCGAGTGCAATGGCATGGTGTTCAGGCCTCGCTGAAGCGGACGGCGACGCTGCCGAGCCCCGAGATGGCCACCTCGACGCAATCGCCGGGCAGGACCGCGACGAGCGGGCACATCGCGCCCGCCAGGACGACCTCTCCGGCACTGAGGGGGGTGCCCAGCGCACCGAGCGTGTTGGCCAGCCACGCCACGGCGTTGACGGGATTCCCGAGGCACGCGGCCCCCGCCCCGGTTGTCGCTACCTCGCCGTTTATTCGCAACGCCAGGCCGGCCAGGCGCATGTCCAGGTCCCGCGGGCTAGCCGGGCGCGAGCCCAGCACGTACATCGCGGCGGCCGCGTTGTCGGCGACCGTGTCCTGCACCTTGATGCGCCAGTCGGCGATGCGGCAGTCGGCTACCTCGATCGCCGGCAGGACGAAATCGGTGGCGGCCAGGACCTGGGCGGCCGTGACGCCCGGCCCTTGCAGGTCGCGCCCGAGGACGAAGGCGATCTCCCCTTCCACGCGGGGCTGGAGCAGGCGGGAAAAATCGGCCTCACCGCCCTCTGGCACCTCCATGCCGGCGACCAGGGCGCCGAAGTCGGGTTGGTCCACGCCCAGTTGCCGCTGGACCGCCGCGCTGGTCAGGCCGATTTTTCGGCCGACGATCGGGGCGCCCAGCCGGGCGACGTTGCGGCCCGCGATGCGATACGCCTCCGCCAGCGTGAGGTCGGGGAACTCGGCGGTGAGCGGCTCGCAGGGCGTCCGCCGCTCCTGTGCGTCCCGCAACCGATCGG
Proteins encoded:
- a CDS encoding fumarylacetoacetate hydrolase family protein — encoded protein: MTAVVSEPTLQALADRLRDAQERRTPCEPLTAEFPDLTLAEAYRIAGRNVARLGAPIVGRKIGLTSAAVQRQLGVDQPDFGALVAGMEVPEGGEADFSRLLQPRVEGEIAFVLGRDLQGPGVTAAQVLAATDFVLPAIEVADCRIADWRIKVQDTVADNAAAAMYVLGSRPASPRDLDMRLAGLALRINGEVATTGAGAACLGNPVNAVAWLANTLGALGTPLSAGEVVLAGAMCPLVAVLPGDCVEVAISGLGSVAVRFSEA